A stretch of Prionailurus bengalensis isolate Pbe53 chromosome E4, Fcat_Pben_1.1_paternal_pri, whole genome shotgun sequence DNA encodes these proteins:
- the TSTD1 gene encoding thiosulfate:glutathione sulfurtransferase isoform X2: protein MLRARRGRPGAAFLQLAVAARAMAGVSELESALQMEPAAFQALYSAEKPKRDDENLIFFCQMGKRGLQATQLAQGLGYTGARNYAGAYREWFQKEG, encoded by the exons ATGCTGCGGGCACGGAGGGGGCGGCCCGGGGCCGCATTCCTGCAGCTCGCCGTCGCGGCGCGCGCCATGGCCGGAG TGTCTGAGCTGGAAAGTGCCCTGCAAATGGAGCCCGCCGCTTTCCAGGCTTTGTACTCCGCCGAGAAGCCGAAGCGGGACGATGAGAATCTCATTTTCTTCTGCCAGATGGGCAAGCGGGGTTTGCAGGCCACGCAGCTGGCCCAGGGCCTTGGATACACCGG GGCTCGCAACTACGCAGGGGCCTATAGAGAATGGTTCCAGAAAGAAGGTTAG
- the USF1 gene encoding upstream stimulatory factor 1 isoform X1 translates to MKGQQKTAEAEEGTVQIQEGAVATGEDPTSVAIASIQSAATFPDPNVKYVFRTENGGQVMYRVIQVSEGQLDGQTEGTGAISGYPATQSMTQAVIQGAFTSDDTVDAEGTAAETHYTYFPSTAVGDGAAGTTSGSAAAVVTTQGSEALLGQATPPGTGQFFVMMSPQEVLQGGSQRSIAPRTHPYSPKSEAPRTTRDEKRRAQHNEVERRRRDKINNWIVQLSKIIPDCSMESTKSGQSKGGILSKACDYIQELRQSNHRLSEELQGLDQLQLDNDVLRQQVEDLKNKNLLLRAQLRHHGVEVVIKNDSN, encoded by the exons ATGAAGGG GCAGCAGAAAACAGCTGAAGCGGAAGAGGGGACAGTGCAGATTCAGGAAG GAGCGGTGGCAACTGGGGAGGACCCCACCAGCGTGGCCATTGCCAGCATCCAGTCAGCTGCCACCTTCCCTGACCCCAACGTCAAGTACGTCTTCCGAACTGAGAATGGGGGCCAG GTGATGTACAGGGTGATCCAGGTGTCTGAGGGGCAGCTGGATGGCCAGACTGAGGGGACTGGCGCCATCAGTGGCTATCCTGCCACTCAGTCCATGACCCAG GCGGTGATCCAGGGTGCATTCACCAGTGACGATACGGTTGACGCCGAGGGGACAGCTGCCGAGACGCACTACACTTACTTCCCCAGCACTGCCGTGGGCGATGGGGCCGCGGGTACCACCTCGGGGAGCGCGGCCGCGGTTGTCACGACGCAGGGCTCAGAGGCACTGCTGGGGCAGGCGACCCCTCCCGGCACCG GCCAATTCTTTGTGATGATGTCGCCACAAGAAGTGTTGCAGGGAGGAAGCCAGCGCTCCATTGCCCCAAGGACTCACCCTTATTCCCC GAAGTCAGAAGCTCCGCGGACCACTCGGGATGAGAAACGCAGGGCTCAGCATAACGAAG TCGAGCGCCGCCGCCGAGACAAGATCAACAATTGGATCGTGCAGCTGTCCAAGATCATCCCGGACTGCTCCATGGAGAGCACCAAGTCTGGCCAG AGTAAAGGTGGCATTCTCTCCAAAGCCTGTGATTATATCCAGGAGCTTCGACAGAGTAACCACCGGTTGTCTGAGGAACTGCAAGGGCTTGACCAGCTGCAGCTGGACAATGATGTGCTTCGACAGCAG GTGGAAGATCTCAAAAACAAGAACCTGCTGCTTCGAGCTCAGTTGCGACACCACGGAGTAGAGGTCGTCATTAAGAACGACAGCAACTAA
- the USF1 gene encoding upstream stimulatory factor 1 isoform X2: protein MYRVIQVSEGQLDGQTEGTGAISGYPATQSMTQAVIQGAFTSDDTVDAEGTAAETHYTYFPSTAVGDGAAGTTSGSAAAVVTTQGSEALLGQATPPGTGQFFVMMSPQEVLQGGSQRSIAPRTHPYSPKSEAPRTTRDEKRRAQHNEVERRRRDKINNWIVQLSKIIPDCSMESTKSGQSKGGILSKACDYIQELRQSNHRLSEELQGLDQLQLDNDVLRQQSGPHPLPLTSGCLKKVRKVPTFRLNSPHRLLSTSGGRSQKQEPAASSSVATPRSRGRH, encoded by the exons ATGTACAGGGTGATCCAGGTGTCTGAGGGGCAGCTGGATGGCCAGACTGAGGGGACTGGCGCCATCAGTGGCTATCCTGCCACTCAGTCCATGACCCAG GCGGTGATCCAGGGTGCATTCACCAGTGACGATACGGTTGACGCCGAGGGGACAGCTGCCGAGACGCACTACACTTACTTCCCCAGCACTGCCGTGGGCGATGGGGCCGCGGGTACCACCTCGGGGAGCGCGGCCGCGGTTGTCACGACGCAGGGCTCAGAGGCACTGCTGGGGCAGGCGACCCCTCCCGGCACCG GCCAATTCTTTGTGATGATGTCGCCACAAGAAGTGTTGCAGGGAGGAAGCCAGCGCTCCATTGCCCCAAGGACTCACCCTTATTCCCC GAAGTCAGAAGCTCCGCGGACCACTCGGGATGAGAAACGCAGGGCTCAGCATAACGAAG TCGAGCGCCGCCGCCGAGACAAGATCAACAATTGGATCGTGCAGCTGTCCAAGATCATCCCGGACTGCTCCATGGAGAGCACCAAGTCTGGCCAG AGTAAAGGTGGCATTCTCTCCAAAGCCTGTGATTATATCCAGGAGCTTCGACAGAGTAACCACCGGTTGTCTGAGGAACTGCAAGGGCTTGACCAGCTGCAGCTGGACAATGATGTGCTTCGACAGCAG AGCGGGCCTCATCCTCTTCCCCTCACTAGTGGATGCCTGAAGAAGGTCAGAAAAGTGCCAACTTTTCGACTTAACTCTCCTCATCGCCTCCTTTCCACGTCAGGTGGAAGATCTCAAAAACAAGAACCTGCTGCTTCGAGCTCAGTTGCGACACCACGGAGTAGAGGTCGTCATTAA
- the TSTD1 gene encoding thiosulfate:glutathione sulfurtransferase isoform X1 codes for MLRARRGRPGAAFLQLAVAARAMAGAPTVSLPELRSLLASGRARLIDVRSREEAAAGTIPGALNIPVSELESALQMEPAAFQALYSAEKPKRDDENLIFFCQMGKRGLQATQLAQGLGYTGARNYAGAYREWFQKEG; via the exons ATGCTGCGGGCACGGAGGGGGCGGCCCGGGGCCGCATTCCTGCAGCTCGCCGTCGCGGCGCGCGCCATGGCCGGAG CGCCCACGGTCTCGCTCCCTGAACTGCGTTCGCTCCTGGCCTCGGGCCGGGCCCGGCTCATCGATGTGAGATCTCGGGAGGAGGCGGCAGCGGGGACCATCCCGGGGGCGCTCAACATCCCGG TGTCTGAGCTGGAAAGTGCCCTGCAAATGGAGCCCGCCGCTTTCCAGGCTTTGTACTCCGCCGAGAAGCCGAAGCGGGACGATGAGAATCTCATTTTCTTCTGCCAGATGGGCAAGCGGGGTTTGCAGGCCACGCAGCTGGCCCAGGGCCTTGGATACACCGG GGCTCGCAACTACGCAGGGGCCTATAGAGAATGGTTCCAGAAAGAAGGTTAG